One Caulobacter segnis genomic window carries:
- a CDS encoding curli assembly protein CsgF yields MAAIAGLAMLATAGPVRATDLHYTMLSPSFGGTNPIGLQMAQFDRSLQAARAAAAAAAAKAAIPPDPNAPFVNAIISQLNGLVAQSIAQKIANSAPGTSGSVHSGNVTITYTNSDGQLSITITSPTGSTTLTVPSGG; encoded by the coding sequence GTGGCGGCGATCGCCGGCCTGGCGATGCTCGCGACGGCCGGGCCGGTCCGCGCCACCGATCTGCACTACACCATGCTGTCGCCCAGCTTCGGCGGGACCAATCCCATCGGCCTGCAGATGGCCCAGTTCGACCGCAGCCTGCAGGCGGCTCGCGCGGCGGCCGCCGCGGCGGCCGCCAAGGCGGCGATCCCGCCCGACCCCAACGCCCCGTTCGTCAACGCCATCATCTCGCAGCTCAACGGCCTGGTCGCCCAGTCGATCGCCCAGAAGATCGCCAATTCGGCGCCGGGCACCTCCGGTTCGGTGCATTCGGGCAATGTCACCATCACCTACACCAACTCGGACGGGCAGCTGAGCATCACCATCACCAGCCCGACCGGCTCCACCACCTTGACCGTGCCCTCGGGGGGCTGA
- a CDS encoding CsgG/HfaB family protein, giving the protein MGARRTVWARVCVAGLLALSGCATRPSLVKPPTVAPRTEIPLPPPPPRALTVGVYSCIDTSGQRRPTQLPQELSTAVPMDCTPYLIDAVRSLRPGYVYLVERQHVDELLRERQLATLALNSLPEAAAGSGGGSQEPGGAPAASRKLYTLRVAEILLVGQVVAYDRSTREVKAGAAVGAVGASGVHVTDLVTFSLRAVAVQTGEVLGQTTVTKSVNSLAVGGHITKIYSTSVLDLELGGSANEPVGLALSSAVRSALTQLIDQGIHDGWWS; this is encoded by the coding sequence ATGGGCGCGCGGCGGACCGTCTGGGCGAGGGTCTGCGTCGCTGGCCTTCTGGCCCTGTCGGGGTGCGCCACGCGACCGTCCCTGGTCAAGCCGCCCACCGTGGCGCCGCGGACCGAGATCCCCCTGCCGCCGCCGCCGCCCCGCGCCCTCACCGTCGGGGTCTACAGCTGCATCGACACCTCGGGCCAGCGGCGGCCCACCCAGCTGCCGCAGGAACTGAGCACGGCGGTGCCGATGGACTGCACCCCCTATCTGATCGACGCCGTGCGTTCGCTGCGGCCCGGCTACGTCTATCTGGTCGAGCGCCAGCACGTCGACGAGCTGCTGCGCGAGCGGCAGCTGGCCACCCTGGCCCTCAACAGCCTGCCCGAAGCCGCGGCCGGCTCGGGAGGCGGGAGTCAGGAGCCGGGCGGGGCCCCCGCCGCGTCGCGCAAGCTCTACACCCTGCGCGTCGCCGAGATCCTGCTGGTCGGCCAGGTGGTCGCCTATGACCGCTCGACCCGCGAGGTCAAGGCCGGGGCCGCCGTCGGCGCGGTCGGCGCCAGCGGCGTCCATGTCACCGACCTGGTCACCTTCAGCCTGCGGGCCGTGGCGGTGCAGACCGGCGAGGTGCTGGGCCAGACCACGGTGACCAAGTCGGTCAACTCCCTGGCCGTCGGCGGCCACATCACCAAGATCTACAGCACCTCGGTGCTCGACCTCGAACTCGGCGGCTCCGCCAACGAACCGGTGGGCCTGGCCCTCAGTTCGGCGGTGCGCAGCGCCCTCACCCAACTCATCGACCAGGGCATCCACGATGGCTGGTGGTCATGA
- the mutL gene encoding DNA mismatch repair endonuclease MutL: protein MPIRRLPPETVNRIAAGEVVERPASAIKELVDNAIDAGASRIEVEAHGGGLTRILVADDGCGLSADELPVAIERHATSKLAPDEDGLWDLLRIHTMGFRGEALPSIGSVARLQISSRAKGQQDAHSILVEGGQVGDVAPAAFPGPHGARIEVRDLFYATPARLKFMKSERAEALAITEEIKRQAMANESVGFSLDIDGRKILRLPAEHPGPQGRLARLAAVLGRDFQDNAIEIDQLRDGVRLSGFAGLPTYNRGNAAHQYLFVNGRPVRDRLLQGALRAAYADFLARDRHPTAALYVTLDPTEVDVNVHPAKAEVRFRDPALVRGLIVGALRHALAGAGHRASTTVANQALDSIRAQQSPFPGYQPGPSPAGFSAWREGGWTPPTQRPMDLPGLNEVSARVEPSFGGELAEVVREAYTSVAFEDRPSPDYPPAAAPFDPVDFPLGAARAQVHETYIVAQTRDGMVIVDQHAAHERLVYERMKGEMAAGGVARQTLLLPEVVDLDPAEAERVVARAAELASLGLVIESFGPGAVLVRETPALLGKTDAAALVRDIADDLAENGAALALKERLEEVCSTMACHGSVRAGRRLNGVEMNALLREMEATPHSGQCNHGRPTYVELKLADIEKLFGRR, encoded by the coding sequence ATGCCGATCCGCCGCCTGCCGCCCGAGACCGTCAACCGCATCGCCGCCGGCGAGGTGGTCGAGCGCCCGGCCAGCGCCATCAAGGAGCTGGTCGACAACGCCATCGACGCGGGCGCCAGCCGGATCGAGGTCGAGGCCCATGGCGGCGGCCTGACCCGGATCCTGGTCGCCGACGACGGCTGCGGTCTGTCGGCCGACGAGCTGCCGGTGGCCATCGAGCGCCACGCGACGTCCAAGCTGGCCCCCGACGAAGACGGCCTGTGGGACCTGCTGCGTATCCACACCATGGGCTTCCGGGGCGAGGCCCTGCCGTCGATCGGCTCGGTGGCGCGGCTGCAGATCTCCTCGCGCGCCAAGGGCCAGCAGGACGCCCATTCGATCCTGGTCGAGGGCGGCCAGGTGGGCGACGTCGCGCCCGCCGCCTTCCCCGGCCCGCACGGGGCCCGCATCGAGGTGCGCGACCTATTCTACGCCACCCCCGCGCGGCTGAAGTTCATGAAGTCCGAGCGCGCCGAGGCGCTGGCGATCACCGAGGAGATCAAGCGCCAGGCCATGGCCAATGAGAGCGTCGGCTTCTCGCTGGACATCGACGGCCGCAAGATCCTGCGCCTGCCGGCCGAGCATCCGGGACCTCAAGGTCGCCTGGCGCGCCTGGCCGCCGTGCTGGGCCGCGACTTCCAGGACAACGCCATCGAGATCGACCAGCTTCGCGACGGCGTTCGCTTGTCGGGGTTCGCGGGGCTCCCGACCTACAACCGCGGCAACGCCGCCCACCAGTACCTGTTCGTCAACGGCCGGCCGGTGCGCGACCGCCTGCTGCAAGGCGCCCTGCGCGCGGCCTATGCCGACTTCCTGGCGCGGGACCGCCACCCGACGGCGGCCCTGTACGTCACGCTCGACCCGACCGAGGTCGACGTCAACGTCCACCCAGCCAAGGCCGAGGTCCGCTTTCGCGATCCGGCCCTGGTGCGCGGCCTGATCGTCGGGGCCCTGCGCCACGCCCTGGCCGGGGCCGGGCACCGCGCCTCGACCACGGTCGCCAACCAGGCCCTGGACAGCATCCGCGCCCAGCAGAGCCCCTTCCCTGGCTATCAGCCGGGACCTTCGCCCGCCGGCTTCTCGGCCTGGCGCGAGGGCGGCTGGACGCCGCCGACGCAGCGGCCAATGGATCTGCCGGGGCTGAACGAGGTGTCGGCCCGCGTGGAGCCTTCCTTTGGCGGCGAACTGGCCGAGGTGGTGCGCGAGGCCTACACGTCGGTCGCCTTCGAGGACCGCCCAAGCCCGGACTACCCGCCCGCCGCCGCGCCGTTCGACCCGGTCGACTTCCCGCTGGGCGCGGCCCGGGCCCAGGTGCACGAGACCTACATCGTCGCCCAGACCCGCGACGGCATGGTCATCGTCGACCAGCACGCCGCCCACGAGCGCCTGGTCTACGAGCGGATGAAGGGCGAGATGGCCGCCGGCGGCGTGGCCCGCCAGACCCTGCTGCTGCCCGAGGTGGTCGACCTGGACCCCGCCGAGGCCGAGCGCGTCGTCGCCCGCGCCGCGGAGCTGGCCAGCCTGGGGCTGGTCATCGAAAGCTTCGGCCCCGGCGCGGTGCTGGTGCGCGAGACCCCGGCCCTGCTGGGCAAGACCGACGCCGCCGCCCTGGTCCGCGACATCGCCGACGACCTGGCCGAGAACGGCGCGGCCCTGGCCCTGAAGGAGCGGCTGGAGGAGGTCTGCTCGACCATGGCCTGCCACGGCAGCGTCCGCGCCGGCCGCCGCCTCAACGGCGTCGAGATGAACGCCCTGCTGCGCGAGATGGAGGCCACGCCCCATTCGGGCCAGTGCAACCATGGCCGGCCGACCTATGTGGAATTGAAGCTGGCCGATATCGAGAAGCTGTTCGGGCGCCGATAG
- a CDS encoding VOC family protein, with the protein MDIHRGRLIDHIHLRARDLEATKRFYRAVLDVLGVPFNEDDHHLDADELWIDAGEPATHVHLAFQARDRDAVARFHQAGLAAGGRDNGGPGERPYHPGYYAAFLWDPDGNNIEAVFHGPAERSADSVVFSFETPTPG; encoded by the coding sequence ATGGACATCCACCGCGGTCGACTGATCGACCACATCCATCTGCGCGCGCGCGACCTGGAGGCGACCAAGCGCTTCTACCGCGCGGTATTGGACGTCCTGGGCGTCCCCTTCAACGAGGACGACCACCACCTCGACGCCGACGAGCTGTGGATCGACGCGGGCGAGCCGGCCACCCATGTCCATCTGGCCTTCCAGGCGCGGGATCGTGACGCGGTCGCGCGCTTCCACCAGGCGGGCTTGGCCGCCGGCGGCCGCGATAACGGCGGACCGGGCGAGCGGCCGTATCATCCGGGCTACTACGCCGCGTTCCTGTGGGATCCGGACGGCAACAATATCGAGGCGGTGTTTCACGGACCGGCCGAGCGCTCGGCCGACAGCGTGGTCTTCAGTTTCGAGACGCCGACGCCTGGCTAG
- a CDS encoding GNAT family N-acetyltransferase, producing the protein MLTLTADTLQGRYVRLEPITIDHRDELKAAIDCDPESWEIMSVNGCGEGFDDFWGALQGETDRGERIGFAIRRLSDGKVIGTSSYLNIRRLHGGLEIGSTFLNPDARSGPVNPESKRLMLAHAFEKANAIRVEFNVDVRNARSQAAVQKLGASKEGVLRNHKVTWTGHIRDTAVFSITDYDWPAIRERLEFRLSETFV; encoded by the coding sequence ATGCTGACCTTGACCGCCGACACCCTGCAGGGCCGCTACGTCCGGCTCGAACCGATCACCATCGACCATCGCGACGAGCTGAAGGCCGCCATCGACTGCGATCCCGAGAGCTGGGAGATCATGTCGGTCAACGGCTGCGGCGAGGGCTTCGACGACTTCTGGGGCGCGCTGCAGGGCGAGACCGACCGGGGCGAGCGCATCGGCTTCGCCATCCGCCGCCTGTCGGACGGCAAGGTCATCGGCACCTCCAGCTACCTGAACATCCGCAGGCTGCACGGCGGGCTGGAGATCGGCTCGACCTTCCTGAACCCCGACGCGCGGTCGGGCCCGGTCAATCCGGAGAGCAAGCGCCTGATGCTGGCCCACGCCTTCGAGAAGGCCAACGCCATCCGCGTCGAGTTCAATGTCGACGTCCGCAACGCCCGCAGCCAGGCTGCGGTACAGAAGCTGGGCGCCAGCAAGGAAGGCGTGCTGCGCAACCACAAGGTCACCTGGACCGGCCACATCCGCGACACGGCCGTCTTCTCGATCACCGACTATGACTGGCCGGCGATCCGCGAGCGGCTGGAATTCCGCCTCAGCGAGACCTTCGTCTAG
- a CDS encoding acyl-CoA dehydrogenase family protein — protein MDFDISPKQRAFMDRVTAFMDEHVYPAIPTYEAEMNVLGAERWKVVQVVEELKKKAKAAGLWNFFMPPHSGQTHVDDTFEFEGEQLTNLEYSLIAEQMGKVGFGSEVFNCSAPDTGNMEVLMRYGTLAQKERWLRPLMNGEIRSAFLMTEPAVASSDATNIETRIERDGDHYVINGRKWWSSGVGDPRCKVAIVMGKTDPTAAPHSQQSQVLVPLDAPGIEIVRMLPVFGYDDAPHGHAEVILKDVRVPIEDALLLGEGRGFEIAQGRLGPGRIHHCMRTIGTAEVALEKMVQRLMSRKAFGKYISDHSVWEQRIAEARIDIEMCRLLCLKAADMMDKAGNKSARLEIAMIKVAAPRLALKIIDDAIQAHGGGGVTTDFGLAKAYAGIRTLRLADGPDEVHCRTIARMEMSKYGDLAYKQKVEREAARHVPGIR, from the coding sequence ATGGACTTCGACATCTCCCCCAAGCAACGCGCCTTCATGGACCGCGTCACCGCGTTCATGGACGAGCATGTCTATCCGGCCATCCCGACCTACGAGGCCGAGATGAACGTCCTGGGCGCCGAGCGCTGGAAAGTGGTCCAGGTGGTCGAGGAGCTGAAGAAGAAGGCCAAGGCCGCCGGCCTGTGGAACTTCTTCATGCCGCCGCACAGCGGCCAGACCCATGTCGACGACACCTTCGAGTTCGAAGGCGAGCAGCTGACCAACCTGGAATACAGCCTGATCGCCGAGCAGATGGGCAAGGTCGGCTTCGGGTCGGAAGTCTTCAACTGCTCCGCGCCCGACACCGGCAACATGGAAGTGCTGATGCGCTACGGCACTCTGGCGCAGAAGGAGCGCTGGCTGCGCCCGCTGATGAACGGCGAGATCCGTTCGGCCTTCCTGATGACCGAGCCGGCCGTGGCCAGCTCGGACGCGACCAACATCGAGACCCGCATCGAGCGCGACGGCGACCACTACGTGATCAACGGCCGCAAGTGGTGGAGCTCGGGCGTGGGCGATCCGCGCTGCAAGGTGGCGATCGTGATGGGCAAGACCGATCCGACCGCCGCCCCTCACAGCCAGCAGAGCCAGGTCCTGGTGCCGCTGGACGCGCCGGGCATCGAGATCGTCCGCATGCTGCCGGTGTTCGGCTATGACGACGCCCCGCACGGCCACGCCGAGGTGATCCTCAAGGACGTTCGCGTGCCGATCGAGGACGCCCTGCTGCTGGGCGAGGGCCGCGGCTTCGAGATCGCCCAGGGGCGCCTGGGCCCCGGCCGCATCCACCACTGCATGCGCACGATCGGCACGGCCGAGGTGGCGCTGGAGAAGATGGTCCAGCGCCTAATGAGCCGCAAAGCGTTCGGCAAGTACATCTCGGACCACTCGGTCTGGGAGCAGCGCATCGCCGAGGCCCGCATCGACATCGAGATGTGCCGCCTGCTGTGCCTGAAGGCCGCCGACATGATGGACAAGGCCGGCAACAAGTCGGCCCGCCTGGAGATCGCCATGATCAAGGTCGCCGCCCCGCGGCTGGCGCTCAAGATCATCGACGACGCCATCCAGGCCCACGGCGGCGGCGGCGTGACCACCGACTTCGGCCTCGCCAAGGCCTATGCCGGCATCCGCACCCTGCGCCTGGCCGACGGCCCGGACGAGGTGCACTGCCGGACCATCGCCCGCATGGAAATGTCCAAGTACGGCGACCTGGCCTACAAGCAGAAGGTCGAACGCGAAGCCGCCCGCCACGTGCCGGGAATCCGGTAG
- a CDS encoding methylated-DNA--[protein]-cysteine S-methyltransferase, with the protein MSRPARLILDRQPSPIGELLIVTDGAGVLRALDFHDYEHRLDRLLKTHYGPLRPDAGSAPAAISDALEAYFDGEFAALNTIPWATNGTAFQHAVWTALTQIPAGETITYSELARRAGRPAAIRAAGHANGANPLSIVAPCHRVIGMDGALTGYGGGIERKRWLLAHEGARRD; encoded by the coding sequence ATGAGTCGTCCCGCTCGCCTGATCCTGGACCGCCAGCCCTCGCCGATCGGCGAACTGCTGATCGTGACCGACGGGGCGGGCGTGTTGCGGGCGCTGGATTTCCATGACTACGAGCACCGGCTGGACCGCCTGCTGAAGACCCACTACGGCCCGTTGCGGCCGGACGCTGGGTCGGCGCCCGCCGCGATCAGCGACGCCCTCGAAGCCTATTTCGACGGTGAGTTCGCAGCGCTGAACACGATCCCCTGGGCGACCAACGGCACGGCCTTCCAGCACGCGGTGTGGACGGCGCTGACCCAGATCCCGGCGGGCGAGACCATCACCTATTCGGAACTGGCCCGGCGCGCCGGCCGTCCGGCCGCGATCCGCGCCGCCGGCCACGCCAACGGCGCCAACCCCTTGAGCATCGTCGCCCCCTGCCATCGGGTGATCGGCATGGACGGCGCGTTGACCGGCTATGGCGGCGGCATCGAACGCAAGCGCTGGCTGCTGGCGCACGAAGGCGCCCGCCGCGACTAG
- a CDS encoding DUF4345 family protein, whose product MSSYVLSLFMAVVACVIGGTLGGMILARPQVMLELAGLADEATPKPKLFAEGRALGGVLIASHGVAALYLGYQPRIGAAMALALAVAWLGAAAGRALSAALDGQAGRFNTSSMVFNALIGITLSLPFFNIGRVVLRGASGLA is encoded by the coding sequence ATGTCCAGCTATGTCCTGTCGTTGTTCATGGCGGTCGTGGCCTGCGTCATCGGCGGCACGCTGGGCGGCATGATCCTGGCGCGGCCTCAGGTGATGCTGGAGCTGGCGGGTCTGGCCGACGAGGCGACCCCCAAGCCGAAGCTGTTCGCGGAGGGCCGGGCCCTGGGCGGGGTGCTGATCGCCTCGCACGGCGTGGCGGCGCTCTATCTCGGCTACCAGCCCCGGATCGGGGCGGCCATGGCCCTGGCCCTGGCGGTCGCCTGGCTGGGCGCTGCGGCGGGGCGGGCGCTCTCGGCGGCCCTGGACGGCCAGGCGGGACGCTTCAACACCAGCTCGATGGTCTTCAACGCCCTGATCGGGATTACGCTGAGCCTGCCGTTCTTCAACATCGGCCGGGTGGTTCTGCGCGGCGCCAGCGGCCTGGCCTAG
- a CDS encoding VOC family protein, translating to MIDHMGVTVRDLQAAKAFYDAALAPLGLAVVMSVSAEETGGAAHYGYGATEDGRDIQAGKPSLWLTEGGALTGPMHLALVAAERAQVDAFHAAALAAGGTDNGAPGVRPHYHPNYYAAFVLDPDGRNIEAVCHKPA from the coding sequence ATGATCGACCATATGGGCGTGACGGTGCGCGATCTCCAGGCGGCGAAGGCGTTTTATGACGCCGCCCTGGCGCCCTTGGGCCTCGCGGTGGTGATGAGCGTCAGCGCCGAGGAAACCGGCGGCGCGGCCCATTACGGCTACGGGGCCACTGAGGATGGGCGCGACATCCAGGCCGGCAAGCCCAGCCTGTGGCTCACCGAGGGCGGGGCACTGACCGGTCCGATGCATCTGGCGCTGGTCGCCGCCGAGCGCGCCCAGGTCGACGCCTTCCACGCCGCCGCCCTGGCCGCTGGCGGGACCGACAACGGCGCGCCCGGCGTGCGGCCTCATTATCATCCCAATTACTATGCCGCCTTCGTGCTTGACCCCGACGGCCGAAACATAGAGGCCGTCTGCCACAAGCCGGCCTGA
- the groES gene encoding co-chaperone GroES codes for MKFRPLGDRVLVKRVEEETKTKGGIIIPDTAKEKPQEGEVVAVGPGARNDKGDVVALDVKAGDRILFGKWSGTEVKVDGQDLLIMKESDVLGVVEA; via the coding sequence ATGAAGTTTCGTCCCCTGGGCGACCGCGTCCTCGTGAAGCGCGTCGAAGAAGAAACCAAGACCAAGGGCGGGATCATCATCCCCGACACCGCCAAGGAAAAGCCGCAAGAGGGCGAAGTCGTCGCCGTCGGTCCCGGCGCGCGTAACGACAAGGGCGACGTCGTCGCCCTGGACGTCAAGGCTGGCGACCGCATCCTGTTCGGCAAGTGGTCGGGCACGGAAGTGAAGGTCGACGGTCAGGACCTGCTGATCATGAAGGAAAGCGACGTCCTGGGCGTGGTCGAGGCTTAA
- the groL gene encoding chaperonin GroEL (60 kDa chaperone family; promotes refolding of misfolded polypeptides especially under stressful conditions; forms two stacked rings of heptamers to form a barrel-shaped 14mer; ends can be capped by GroES; misfolded proteins enter the barrel where they are refolded when GroES binds) codes for MAAKDVYFSSDARDKMLRGVNILANAVKVTLGPKGRNVVIEKSFGAPRTTKDGVSVAKEIELADKFENLGAQMIREVASKTNDKAGDGTTTATVLAQAIVQEGLKSVAAGMNPMDLKRGIDKAVLIAVEDIKKSSKKVTTNAEIAQVGTISANGDKEVGEMIAKAMDKVGNEGVITVEEAKTAETELDVVEGMQFDRGYLSPYFITNADKMEVQLEEPLILLFEKKLSSLQPLLPVLEAVVQSGRPLLIIAEDVEGEALATLVVNKLRGGLRVAAVKAPGFGDRRKAMLEDIAILTGAQVVSEDLGIKLENVALDMLGRAKKVSITKDDTTIVDGIGEKADIEARIAQIKRQIEDTTSDYDKEKLQERLAKLAGGVAVIRVGGSTEVEVKEKKDRVDDALNATRAAADEGIVPGGGTALLWASKALAGVTGDNDDQTAGIAIVRRALQSPIRQIAENAGVEGSIVVGKILESDSSAFGFNAQSEQYVDLVADGVIDPAKVVRTALQNAASVAGLLITTEAAIVEAPKKASAGGAPGGMPGGMGDMDF; via the coding sequence ATGGCCGCTAAAGACGTCTATTTCTCCTCCGACGCGCGCGACAAGATGCTGCGCGGCGTCAACATCCTCGCCAACGCGGTGAAGGTGACCCTCGGTCCGAAGGGCCGCAACGTGGTCATCGAGAAGTCGTTCGGCGCCCCGCGCACCACCAAGGACGGCGTCTCGGTCGCCAAGGAAATCGAACTGGCTGACAAGTTCGAGAACCTCGGCGCGCAAATGATCCGCGAAGTCGCCAGCAAGACCAACGACAAGGCCGGCGACGGCACCACCACCGCCACGGTGCTGGCCCAAGCCATCGTCCAGGAAGGCCTCAAGTCGGTCGCGGCCGGCATGAACCCGATGGACCTGAAGCGCGGCATCGACAAGGCCGTCCTGATCGCCGTCGAGGACATCAAGAAGTCCTCGAAGAAGGTCACGACCAACGCCGAAATCGCCCAGGTCGGCACCATCTCGGCCAACGGCGACAAGGAAGTCGGCGAGATGATCGCCAAGGCCATGGACAAGGTCGGCAACGAAGGCGTCATCACCGTCGAGGAAGCCAAGACCGCCGAGACCGAACTCGACGTCGTCGAAGGCATGCAGTTCGACCGCGGCTACCTGTCGCCGTACTTCATCACCAACGCCGACAAGATGGAAGTTCAGCTGGAAGAGCCGCTGATCCTCCTGTTCGAAAAGAAGCTGTCGTCGCTGCAGCCGCTGCTGCCGGTGCTGGAAGCCGTCGTTCAGTCGGGCCGTCCGCTGCTGATCATCGCGGAAGACGTCGAAGGCGAGGCCCTGGCCACGCTGGTCGTCAACAAGCTGCGGGGCGGCCTGCGCGTCGCCGCCGTCAAGGCTCCGGGCTTCGGCGACCGCCGCAAGGCCATGCTGGAAGACATCGCCATCCTGACCGGCGCCCAAGTCGTCAGCGAAGATCTCGGCATCAAGCTCGAGAACGTCGCCCTGGACATGCTGGGCCGCGCCAAGAAGGTCTCGATCACCAAGGACGACACCACGATCGTGGACGGCATTGGTGAGAAGGCCGACATCGAGGCCCGTATCGCCCAGATCAAGCGCCAGATCGAAGACACCACGTCGGACTACGACAAGGAAAAGCTGCAAGAGCGTCTGGCCAAGCTGGCCGGCGGCGTCGCGGTCATCCGCGTCGGCGGCTCGACCGAAGTCGAAGTGAAGGAAAAGAAGGACCGCGTCGACGACGCCCTGAACGCGACCCGCGCGGCCGCCGATGAAGGCATCGTCCCGGGCGGCGGCACGGCCCTGCTGTGGGCTTCCAAGGCCCTGGCCGGCGTGACCGGCGACAACGACGACCAGACGGCTGGTATCGCCATCGTCCGTCGCGCCCTGCAATCGCCGATCCGCCAGATCGCCGAGAACGCCGGTGTCGAAGGTTCGATCGTGGTCGGCAAGATCCTGGAAAGCGACAGCAGCGCGTTCGGCTTCAACGCCCAGAGCGAGCAGTATGTCGATCTGGTCGCCGACGGCGTCATCGACCCGGCCAAGGTCGTCCGCACGGCTCTGCAGAACGCCGCTTCGGTGGCCGGCCTGCTGATCACCACGGAAGCCGCCATCGTCGAAGCGCCGAAGAAGGCCTCGGCCGGCGGCGCCCCGGGCGGCATGCCCGGCGGCATGGGCGACATGGACTTCTAA
- a CDS encoding nitrilase family protein codes for MSTLRAAVVQFQHLPGDKAANLATLTGFVERAAADGVKILAFPEMCLTGYWHCVGLPRDGWLALAEPVPNGPSSLALAALARRHDMVIGSGLIERGEDGRIFNTYVVALPDGRVERHRKLHAFESEHVSSGDAFTVFDTPFGVRVGVLICWDNNLVENVRATALLGADILLSPHQTGGTASRSPHAMGVVDVALWRDREANPEALRAAFQGDKGRGWLLRWLPARAHDNGLFVLFANGVGEDAGEVRTGNAMILDPYGRVVAETDAIEDALVVADLDLDLLPLATGRRWIRGRRPELYGLLTERRGDELSPLEARFSTAPTISRSAGTPPD; via the coding sequence ATGAGCACCCTTCGCGCCGCCGTCGTCCAGTTCCAGCATCTCCCCGGCGACAAGGCCGCCAACTTGGCGACCCTGACGGGCTTCGTCGAACGCGCCGCCGCCGACGGCGTGAAGATCCTGGCCTTTCCCGAAATGTGCCTGACCGGCTATTGGCATTGCGTCGGCCTGCCGCGCGACGGGTGGCTGGCCCTGGCCGAGCCGGTTCCGAACGGACCGTCCTCCCTGGCCCTGGCGGCCCTGGCCCGCCGCCACGACATGGTGATCGGCTCGGGCCTGATCGAGCGGGGCGAGGATGGCCGGATCTTCAACACCTACGTCGTGGCCCTGCCGGATGGCCGCGTCGAGCGCCATCGCAAGCTGCACGCCTTCGAGAGCGAGCACGTCAGCAGCGGCGACGCCTTCACCGTCTTCGACACGCCGTTCGGCGTGCGCGTGGGCGTGTTGATCTGCTGGGACAACAATCTGGTCGAGAACGTCAGGGCCACCGCCTTGCTGGGCGCCGACATCCTGCTGTCGCCACACCAGACCGGGGGCACGGCCTCGCGCAGCCCGCACGCCATGGGCGTGGTCGACGTCGCCCTGTGGCGCGACCGCGAGGCGAACCCTGAGGCGCTTCGGGCGGCGTTCCAGGGCGACAAGGGACGGGGCTGGCTGTTGCGATGGCTGCCGGCACGGGCTCACGACAACGGGCTGTTCGTGCTGTTCGCCAACGGGGTCGGCGAGGACGCCGGCGAGGTGCGGACCGGCAATGCGATGATCCTCGACCCCTACGGCCGCGTCGTCGCCGAAACCGACGCCATCGAGGATGCGCTGGTTGTCGCAGATCTGGATCTGGACCTTCTGCCGCTGGCGACCGGCCGGCGCTGGATCCGGGGGCGGCGACCGGAGCTGTACGGCCTGCTGACCGAGCGCCGAGGCGACGAGCTGTCGCCGCTGGAAGCGCGGTTCTCGACCGCCCCGACCATCAGCCGATCAGCTGGAACGCCGCCTGACTGA